In Papaver somniferum cultivar HN1 chromosome 1, ASM357369v1, whole genome shotgun sequence, a genomic segment contains:
- the LOC113279246 gene encoding U3 snoRNP-associated protein-like EMB2271, producing MKNKLTKKTTSVKKSRKNPLKLEQDSFFSHDSKRRKKFQSDNGIIESDDSDDNQVDEEDDKKTKYGRDNEEEEEDEFANETADERKHRVAKAYLENIKRIAKEQKEDDDSEEDSDEEEQTGIRKSVTELLQQKQLEESDRVRKLFAARVQKPESHDEFRLIARHGQSVTAIALADDDLTGFSASKDGSIIQWDVESGRSGKYTWPSKEILNSHGAKNPQNPAKKASKHVLSIAVSSDGRYLATGGLDRHVHLWDTRTRQHIQAFPGHRGPVSCLTFRQGASQLISGSYDRTIKLWNVEDRAYMDTLFGHQGEVLTIDCLRKERVLSVGRDRTMRLFKIAEESQLLFRAPAASLECCCFISNDEFLSGSDDGSIELWNPMRKKPAFIVKNAHPVLASYDESSSTKDNRIPNGDVAGNGNLKAQGLCSSVRSWVGSVAVCRSSDLIASGAGNGSVHLWAVDGEAKTIRPLHDLPLVGFVNSLAFAKSGRFLLAGVGQEPRLGRWGRNSAARNGVLIHPLKLSE from the exons ATGAAGAACAAACTAACGAAGAAAACAACAAGTGTAAAAAAGAGCAGGAAAAATCCATTAAAACTAGAACAGGATTCATTCTTTAGTCACGAttcaaagagaagaaagaagTTTCAGAGTGATAATGGTATTATTGAGAGTGATgatagtgatgataatcaagtagatgaagaagatgataaaaaaactaagtatggtagagataatgaagaagaagaagaggatgaatttGCTAATGAAACTGCTGATGAAAGAAAACATAGAGTTGCTAAGGCATATTTAGAAAATATTAAAAGGATTGCAAAGGAacagaaagaagatgatgatagtGAAGAGGATAGTGATGAAGAGGAGCAGACAGGTATAAGAAAATCGGTAACTGAGTTACTTCAGCAGAAACAGCTCGAAGAGAGTGATCGAGTGCGGAAATTATTCGCTGCTAG GGTTCAAAAGCCAGAATCTCATGACGAATTTCGATTAATAGCGAGGCATGGTCAGTCTGTTACTGCTATAGCTCTGGCTGATGATGATTTGACAGGCTTTTCAGCCTCTAAAGATGGAAGCATTATTCAATGGGATGTAGAAAGTGGGAGAAGTGGTAAATATACGTGGCCAAGCAAAGAAATCTTGAATTCGCATGGTGCAAAAAATCCTCAAAATCCTGCCAAAAAGGCAAGTAAACATGTTCTCTCAATAGCTGTTAGCTCTGATGGTCGATATTTGGCCACTGGGGGCTTGGACCGCCATGTTCACTTATGGGATACCCGTACACGACAGCACATTCAG GCATTTCCCGGTCATAGAGGCCCTGTATCATGTTTGACTTTTAGACAAGGAGCTTCCCAGTTAATTTCTGGATCATATGATCGGACAATCAAGTTATGGAATGTGGAAGATAGAGCATACATGGACACTTTATTTGGTCACCAAGGTGAAGTTTTGACAATTGATTGTCTTCGGAAAGAACGTGTACTGTCTGTGGGACGTGATCGGACTATGCGCTTATTTAAG ATAGCAGAGGAGTCACAGCTACTTTTTCGTGCTCCAGCGGCATCTTTAGAGTGTTGTTGTTTTATCAGCAATGATGAATTTTTATCGGGATCAGATGATGGGAGTATTGAGCTTTGGAATCCAATGCGGAAAAAGCCTGCATTTATTGTAAAAAATGCACATCCAGTATTGGCTTCTTATGATGAATCATCATCTACAAAAGATAACAGAATCCCCAATGGAGATGTCGCAG GAAATGGAAATTTAAAAGCTCAAGGACTCTGTTCATCTGTGCGATCTTGGGTTGGTTCAGTCGCTGTGTGTAGAAGCAGTGATCTCATTGCATCAGGAGCTGGTAATGGTTCGGTGCATCTATGGGCAGTTGATGGTGAAGCCAAAACCATCCGGCCCTTGCATGATCTTCCACTT GTTGGCTTTGTAAATTCCTTAGCATTTGCAAAATCTGGGCGGTTCCTTCTAGCTGGAGTTGGGCAG GAGCCGCGGCTAGGTAGATGGGGACGTAATTCAGCAGCTCGCAATGGTGTTCTAATTCATCCCCTCAAGCTATCCGAATAG